Proteins from one Clostridiales bacterium genomic window:
- a CDS encoding ankyrin repeat domain-containing protein, protein MREEKLIKDCAVVDTNLIRRSIEKGININITSPISYNPYYFAIKNKDMNMLDYLVRNGDVNFRDSNGVTILMISCILKNEEAIKYLVERGADVNRKNLEGNTALILACYMNDIVMVEYLLYNKANACICNEEGLTPLMWACKHNNLNLVRILINAGAYTTINAISKNSSTALMIAGKYGSAELVKYLVENGADVNLIEEFELGIMKVLKGFYPGELVGHTVLRCMFERNDINMINYLLNKGARLDSRDSLGCTELMQACLKNDTVMANSLIDLNANVNAENIFGDTPLKYACDNNNMELVNYLVETGADINQKNLTEETVLMSVCEQGNSNLAKYLIEKGANINLKDIVGDTALIKSCKSKNTYLVKYLIMNGADTSITEGQRNVLLNAVSDDFELTNIINLFDNEKMPEEDKKIVNTIRLATIFNSEKPKLRPLNEITKEKCIFVPSDDLKEDNKLGKMAFDMTKKEINKKRGNLGGKEPKILKKRRSNKEMLL, encoded by the coding sequence ATGAGAGAGGAAAAATTAATTAAAGATTGTGCGGTAGTAGATACAAATTTAATAAGGAGATCAATAGAAAAGGGAATAAATATTAATATAACAAGTCCTATAAGTTATAATCCCTATTATTTTGCAATTAAAAATAAAGACATGAATATGCTAGATTATTTAGTGCGAAATGGAGATGTAAATTTTAGAGATTCAAATGGAGTAACGATATTGATGATTTCTTGTATTTTAAAAAATGAAGAGGCAATAAAATATTTAGTTGAAAGAGGTGCAGATGTAAATAGAAAAAATTTGGAAGGTAATACGGCACTTATACTAGCTTGTTATATGAATGATATAGTGATGGTAGAGTATCTATTATATAACAAAGCTAATGCTTGCATATGTAATGAAGAAGGATTAACTCCTTTGATGTGGGCATGTAAACATAATAATTTGAATTTAGTAAGAATTTTAATAAATGCTGGAGCGTATACAACTATAAATGCTATAAGTAAGAATAGTAGTACGGCACTTATGATAGCTGGTAAATATGGCAGTGCTGAATTAGTTAAATACTTAGTAGAAAATGGTGCAGATGTAAATTTAATAGAAGAATTTGAACTAGGGATTATGAAAGTATTAAAAGGATTTTATCCAGGAGAACTAGTGGGACATACAGTATTAAGATGTATGTTTGAAAGAAATGATATAAATATGATAAATTATTTATTAAATAAAGGTGCTAGGCTAGATTCAAGAGATTCTTTGGGATGCACAGAATTAATGCAAGCATGCTTAAAAAATGATACAGTTATGGCCAATAGTCTAATAGATTTAAATGCAAACGTAAATGCAGAAAATATTTTTGGAGACACTCCATTAAAATATGCATGTGATAATAACAATATGGAGTTAGTTAATTATCTAGTGGAGACTGGTGCTGATATAAACCAAAAGAATTTGACAGAAGAGACAGTACTAATGTCTGTGTGTGAACAGGGGAATTCAAATTTAGCAAAATATTTAATAGAAAAAGGAGCTAATATTAATTTGAAAGATATTGTGGGAGATACGGCTTTGATAAAGTCGTGTAAAAGTAAAAATACATATTTGGTGAAGTATTTGATTATGAATGGAGCGGATACATCTATTACAGAAGGACAAAGAAATGTTTTGTTAAATGCAGTATCAGATGATTTTGAGCTAACTAATATTATAAACTTGTTTGATAATGAAAAAATGCCAGAAGAGGATAAAAAAATAGTTAATACTATAAGATTGGCAACTATATTTAATAGTGAGAAACCTAAATTAAGGCCTTTAAATGAGATAACAAAAGAAAAGTGTATATTTGTACCATCAGATGATTTGAAAGAAGACAATAAATTGGGGAAAATGGCTTTTGATATGACAAAAAAAGAGATAAATAAAAAAAGAGGTAATTTGGGAGGAAAAGAACCAAAGATACTGAAAAAAAGAAGATCAAATAAAGAAATGCTGTTGTAA